The Fimbriimonas ginsengisoli Gsoil 348 genome window below encodes:
- a CDS encoding AbrB/MazE/SpoVT family DNA-binding domain-containing protein: MITRVSTKGQVVLPNSIRKRLHIRPGDELEVELEGGRVIMTPASVRRGSVEIVRDPITGLPVLTVGADMPTLTSDIVADILSEAP, from the coding sequence ATGATTACCCGGGTTTCGACCAAAGGGCAGGTCGTCCTTCCTAACAGCATTAGGAAGCGGTTGCACATCCGCCCTGGAGACGAACTGGAAGTTGAATTGGAGGGAGGCAGAGTTATCATGACCCCTGCCTCAGTGAGACGTGGTTCGGTGGAAATCGTACGCGACCCGATAACCGGCCTTCCCGTGCTCACGGTAGGAGCCGACATGCCGACCTTAACCAGTGACATCGTCGCCGATATCCTTTCCGAAGCTCCGTGA
- a CDS encoding S66 family peptidase, which translates to MLKPARLREGDAIAVLSPSWGGPSVFPHVFDLGLRNLESVFGLRIKEFPTARAADNLIYQNPKMRAEDLNRAFADPEVKGIVTSIGGDDSVRILPFLDLHTILANPKILMGFSDTTTLTSYLSWHGLVTFNGPSVMAGFAQLRHLPASFGEHIRQMLMVGPPALEYHPYDGWTNRYLPWETPGYAGETAPLEPNEGWRWLQGAELAQGRLFGGCIDVLEFLKGTRFWPPAEFWPGKILFFETSEEIQAVAPVKYMLRNYGSMGVFDKVEALLFGRARNYSPAQNEEYFETIVKVVAGEFGRHDLPIVANMDFGHTDPQWILPLGAMAELDCERRRFRLLESAVA; encoded by the coding sequence ATGTTAAAGCCCGCTCGACTCCGCGAAGGCGACGCGATCGCCGTCCTCTCCCCGTCGTGGGGCGGGCCGAGCGTCTTTCCCCACGTTTTCGACCTCGGCCTGCGTAACCTGGAAAGCGTCTTCGGCTTGCGAATCAAGGAATTTCCGACCGCCAGAGCCGCCGACAATCTGATCTACCAAAACCCGAAAATGCGGGCGGAAGATCTCAACCGAGCCTTCGCCGACCCGGAAGTGAAGGGGATCGTCACGAGTATCGGCGGGGACGACTCGGTGCGTATCCTGCCGTTTCTCGATCTCCATACGATTTTGGCCAACCCCAAGATCCTGATGGGTTTCTCCGATACGACGACGCTTACTTCGTATCTCAGTTGGCACGGTTTGGTCACCTTTAACGGTCCGTCGGTGATGGCCGGCTTCGCGCAGTTGCGGCACCTCCCGGCCTCCTTTGGCGAGCACATTCGACAAATGCTGATGGTCGGGCCTCCGGCGCTGGAATACCACCCGTACGACGGGTGGACCAACCGATACCTCCCTTGGGAGACCCCCGGTTACGCGGGAGAAACGGCTCCGCTGGAGCCGAATGAAGGTTGGCGGTGGCTCCAAGGCGCCGAGTTGGCGCAAGGCCGCCTCTTCGGCGGATGCATCGACGTTCTGGAATTTCTGAAAGGGACCCGGTTTTGGCCCCCGGCCGAATTTTGGCCGGGCAAGATCCTCTTCTTTGAGACTTCCGAGGAAATCCAAGCCGTCGCCCCGGTTAAGTACATGCTCCGAAACTACGGGTCGATGGGCGTTTTCGACAAAGTCGAAGCCTTGCTATTCGGTCGGGCGCGAAACTACTCCCCGGCTCAGAACGAGGAGTATTTCGAGACGATCGTCAAGGTTGTGGCCGGCGAGTTCGGCCGACACGACTTGCCGATCGTGGCGAACATGGATTTCGGACACACCGATCCTCAGTGGATCCTTCCCCTCGGCGCAATGGCCGAACTTGACTGCGAAAGACGGCGCTTCCGATTGCTGGAATCCGCGGTTGCCTGA
- the rplS gene encoding 50S ribosomal protein L19 yields the protein MSKAAILESVAQPYKKTDLPKIWPGDTVRASVKVREAGKERIQLFEGVCIACKNGGIAETITLRKISNGVGVERTFPLHSPNVAKFEVTRRGRVRRAKLYYLRTKVGKEARIRERR from the coding sequence ATGTCCAAAGCCGCGATCCTCGAGAGCGTTGCGCAGCCGTATAAAAAGACGGATCTGCCTAAGATTTGGCCGGGCGATACCGTCCGTGCATCGGTGAAGGTCCGCGAAGCGGGCAAAGAGCGAATCCAGTTGTTCGAGGGCGTTTGCATCGCCTGCAAGAACGGCGGTATCGCCGAGACCATCACCCTACGAAAGATTTCCAACGGAGTCGGAGTGGAACGAACGTTCCCGCTCCACTCGCCGAACGTGGCCAAGTTCGAGGTCACGCGTCGCGGCCGGGTACGCCGAGCCAAGCTTTACTACCTCCGAACCAAGGTCGGTAAGGAAGCCCGAATCCGAGAGCGCCGCTAA
- a CDS encoding glycoside hydrolase family 172 protein, producing the protein MSPLISLLLSFASASQTDASWAVGSDQLRLDLLPAFKRTVKIGAVTSYDRTEGNDDGFSGKYSFVRKEGDSLVLADLKGPGCIYRIHTPTPTDDPLEFYFDGEATPRISLPFRELFSGKFPPFVRPLVDSAGGGYYCYVPIPYRKSCKVVLRAKQMQFYDLNYATYPESAPVASYDPAAGRRDLARVAEVFSRSRERDLTDVNVPQGTRLQRQTFDRVLRPGKSVTLFESRRPGRIASLRIGPSDAFAGKNRDVLLRITWDGEKQPAVLCPAGDFFGYGWGKPAAGSALVGTYQGVNYCNLPMPFDRSAKVELVSLGDRSISVRGEVVVGDTPRGRNEGKFYAVWRRENPTTEGKPFTFLDTKGRGHIVGLALQAQGMEPGGTPFFEGDDQTTVDGELVVHGTGSEDFFNGGWYDVPGRWDASFARALSGCITYQRPLGRTGGYRFFLGDAYSFEKSILQTIEHAPERNQLPADYCSVTYLYAENRPTVDFGIPSLAMRQVVDPSKVIFPADWTLPINSFSFRDATVSRRSVPAGNGSVRCLSLRTLGEDWFGPAFISLGCDLPSAGRYRIYIDAVKGPEQAKAQLFQDESPVGDPVDLFAEKPAVASHVLVGEINAVEGRNNLMFKLVGKNPLATGFGFDLMTVVCEKV; encoded by the coding sequence ATGAGCCCGCTAATTTCACTTCTTCTAAGCTTTGCCTCGGCTTCTCAGACGGACGCCTCGTGGGCGGTCGGTTCGGATCAGTTGCGGCTAGACCTGCTTCCGGCGTTCAAACGGACGGTTAAGATCGGGGCGGTAACCAGTTACGACCGGACGGAGGGGAACGACGACGGTTTCTCGGGAAAGTACTCGTTCGTCCGTAAAGAAGGGGACAGTCTGGTTCTGGCCGATCTGAAGGGGCCGGGCTGCATCTATCGAATCCACACTCCCACGCCGACGGACGATCCGCTGGAGTTCTACTTCGACGGCGAGGCGACGCCGCGGATATCGCTGCCGTTCCGGGAGCTTTTCAGCGGCAAGTTTCCGCCCTTCGTCCGGCCGCTGGTGGATAGCGCCGGCGGCGGTTATTACTGTTACGTTCCGATCCCGTATCGGAAGTCATGCAAGGTCGTGCTGCGGGCAAAGCAGATGCAGTTCTACGACCTTAACTATGCGACCTACCCGGAAAGCGCCCCGGTGGCGTCGTACGATCCCGCCGCCGGGCGGCGGGATTTAGCTCGGGTGGCGGAGGTGTTTAGCCGTAGCAGAGAGCGCGACTTGACCGACGTCAACGTCCCGCAAGGGACAAGGCTTCAGCGCCAGACTTTCGACCGAGTTCTTAGGCCAGGGAAGAGCGTCACCCTCTTCGAGAGCCGGAGGCCGGGACGGATCGCCAGTCTGAGAATCGGCCCTTCCGACGCCTTTGCCGGTAAGAACCGCGACGTTCTTCTCCGGATCACCTGGGATGGCGAAAAGCAACCGGCGGTGCTGTGTCCGGCCGGCGATTTCTTCGGTTACGGATGGGGCAAGCCAGCCGCCGGGTCGGCGCTGGTGGGAACGTATCAGGGGGTCAACTACTGCAATCTACCGATGCCGTTCGATCGCTCGGCGAAAGTCGAGCTCGTCTCGCTCGGCGACCGGTCGATCTCGGTTCGGGGGGAAGTCGTCGTGGGCGACACGCCCAGGGGGCGCAACGAAGGGAAGTTCTATGCGGTTTGGCGCCGGGAGAATCCGACCACCGAAGGGAAGCCGTTCACATTTCTCGACACGAAGGGGCGCGGGCACATCGTAGGACTCGCGCTTCAAGCCCAGGGAATGGAGCCGGGCGGCACGCCGTTCTTCGAGGGGGACGACCAGACTACGGTCGACGGCGAGCTGGTCGTTCACGGCACCGGCTCCGAGGATTTCTTCAACGGCGGGTGGTACGACGTTCCGGGACGATGGGACGCCTCGTTCGCCCGGGCACTCAGCGGGTGCATCACGTACCAACGGCCGCTTGGGCGGACCGGCGGGTACCGCTTCTTCCTCGGCGACGCTTACAGCTTTGAGAAGAGCATCCTGCAAACGATCGAGCACGCTCCCGAGCGCAATCAACTTCCGGCCGACTACTGCTCGGTCACGTACCTATACGCGGAGAACCGCCCGACAGTGGACTTCGGGATTCCAAGTCTCGCGATGCGCCAGGTGGTCGATCCGTCGAAAGTCATCTTTCCTGCGGACTGGACATTGCCGATCAACTCGTTCAGCTTCCGCGACGCGACCGTCAGCCGCCGTTCGGTGCCGGCGGGTAACGGATCGGTTCGCTGCCTCTCCCTTCGCACGTTGGGCGAGGATTGGTTTGGCCCCGCGTTCATCTCCCTCGGCTGCGACCTGCCGTCGGCGGGCCGGTACCGGATCTACATCGATGCGGTGAAGGGGCCGGAGCAAGCGAAGGCGCAACTGTTCCAGGACGAGTCGCCGGTAGGCGACCCGGTCGATCTGTTCGCGGAGAAGCCGGCGGTAGCGAGCCACGTCCTGGTGGGTGAGATCAACGCGGTCGAAGGCAGAAACAACCTGATGTTCAAGCTAGTGGGCAAGAACCCGCTAGCCACCGGTTTCGGCTTTGACCTGATGACTGTGGTGTGTGAAAAGGTGTAG
- a CDS encoding SRPBCC family protein gives MVPVRENAKEVNAADIEHIGALASGTLLLLNGFRRGGIAGAVYKIAGLGLIYRGQQGYRRLYQLLGIEMPARPTGVGKQNVRVDSEILVNRPRQELYRIWRNLENLPVFMDHLLSVHEVDDRRSLWVARAPAGMVVKWDAEIVNDVENELIAWQSLEGSGVDNAGSVRFEDAGNGTTRVKIVLRYDPPADMAGFWIAKLFRNDAQAQIDHDLERFKAIMELGSKKSDSGSTGAKRSRKGAETPQAEVL, from the coding sequence ATGGTTCCCGTTAGAGAGAATGCCAAGGAAGTCAACGCCGCCGACATCGAGCACATCGGCGCCCTCGCCTCCGGTACGTTGTTGTTGTTGAACGGTTTTCGCCGGGGCGGCATTGCCGGCGCGGTCTACAAAATCGCCGGATTAGGGCTGATTTATCGCGGTCAACAAGGGTATCGCCGGCTGTACCAACTGCTGGGAATCGAGATGCCAGCTCGCCCGACCGGGGTCGGCAAACAGAATGTCCGGGTCGACTCCGAGATCCTGGTGAACCGCCCGCGACAGGAGCTCTACCGTATTTGGCGTAACCTCGAGAACCTTCCCGTCTTCATGGACCACCTTCTATCCGTCCACGAGGTGGACGACCGACGCTCCCTTTGGGTGGCCCGAGCTCCCGCCGGTATGGTGGTCAAGTGGGACGCCGAAATTGTGAACGACGTCGAAAACGAGCTGATCGCGTGGCAGAGTCTCGAAGGGAGCGGCGTGGATAACGCCGGCTCGGTCCGGTTCGAAGATGCCGGCAACGGCACAACCCGAGTCAAGATCGTTCTCCGCTACGATCCGCCGGCCGATATGGCGGGATTTTGGATCGCCAAACTGTTCCGCAACGACGCCCAAGCCCAGATCGACCACGACCTCGAGCGTTTCAAGGCGATCATGGAACTCGGCAGCAAGAAAAGCGACTCTGGGTCAACCGGAGCCAAGCGGTCGCGCAAGGGGGCGGAGACGCCGCAGGCGGAAGTTCTTTAA
- a CDS encoding glutathione peroxidase codes for MSAPHAGPKAKSIYDFTVTDIDGKKVSLKKFKGHVMLVVNVASKCGLTPQYKGLQALYEEKKKQGVVLLGFPANNFNGQEPGTEAEIKQFCTANYGVTFPMFSKISVKGDDQADLYKWLIAQSDRPTDDIEWNFAKFVIGKDGKVFKRLTPRDTPDSEAVRKAIDEALAAK; via the coding sequence ATGAGCGCTCCTCACGCCGGCCCGAAAGCCAAATCCATCTACGATTTCACCGTGACCGACATCGATGGCAAAAAGGTGTCCTTGAAGAAGTTCAAGGGACACGTTATGCTGGTGGTGAACGTGGCCAGCAAGTGCGGCCTTACCCCGCAGTACAAGGGGTTACAGGCGCTGTACGAAGAGAAGAAGAAGCAGGGAGTCGTGCTGCTTGGCTTCCCCGCCAACAACTTCAACGGTCAGGAGCCAGGCACCGAGGCTGAGATCAAGCAGTTCTGCACCGCCAACTACGGCGTGACCTTCCCGATGTTCAGCAAAATCTCCGTCAAGGGAGACGACCAAGCCGACTTGTATAAGTGGCTCATCGCGCAGAGCGACCGGCCGACGGATGACATCGAGTGGAACTTCGCGAAGTTCGTCATCGGCAAAGACGGCAAAGTGTTCAAGCGCCTCACCCCCCGCGACACCCCGGACAGCGAAGCCGTCCGCAAAGCAATCGACGAAGCGCTCGCCGCCAAGTAA
- the lepB gene encoding signal peptidase I, translating into MREVVDNLARTPLSQVVIFVLVLTILRLSVYPYLRKTLPHKRTGAYGAAKVLNELLDAFVYAGVFVFMLIRPFGVQAFLIPSGSMWPTLYVNDFIVANKAIYRYTDPKANDVVVFRPPKPATENHPEQLDEKGEVKVDFIKRLIGVPGDVIELRKGILYRNGRIAPEDELHRHYSWPLRDPDQPPSSETANFRLLTDAEAAAITKQSFKLVKYHGRLIPLNWSDYDTNSSRPGGTSLSDPPETQPYSVAKEFVIDDQTEAKKLQDLPAEPLPKGYYLMMGDNRNGSFDSRGWGLVPRDSIIGRAEFIWFPFQRIGRVK; encoded by the coding sequence ATGCGCGAGGTAGTCGACAACCTGGCTCGCACCCCGCTGAGCCAGGTTGTTATTTTCGTGTTGGTCCTCACGATCCTTCGGCTCTCCGTCTATCCGTATCTTCGGAAGACGCTGCCGCACAAACGGACCGGCGCGTACGGGGCGGCGAAAGTGCTCAATGAGCTGCTGGACGCATTCGTTTACGCGGGCGTCTTCGTCTTCATGCTCATCCGTCCGTTCGGCGTTCAGGCGTTCCTGATCCCCTCCGGATCCATGTGGCCCACGCTTTACGTGAACGACTTCATCGTCGCTAACAAGGCGATCTATCGCTACACCGATCCCAAGGCGAACGACGTCGTCGTCTTCCGCCCGCCGAAGCCGGCCACCGAGAACCATCCGGAGCAGCTCGACGAAAAAGGGGAAGTGAAGGTCGACTTCATCAAGCGCCTGATCGGAGTCCCCGGCGACGTGATTGAGCTTCGAAAGGGAATCCTCTATCGGAACGGCCGGATCGCGCCGGAAGACGAGCTGCACCGGCACTATAGCTGGCCCCTGCGTGATCCGGACCAGCCGCCCAGCTCCGAGACGGCGAATTTCCGCCTGTTAACGGACGCGGAGGCCGCGGCCATCACCAAGCAGAGCTTTAAGCTCGTCAAGTACCACGGGCGTCTCATTCCGCTCAACTGGTCCGATTACGATACGAATTCGTCCCGGCCCGGCGGCACTTCGCTCAGCGATCCGCCCGAGACGCAGCCGTATTCAGTCGCGAAAGAATTCGTGATCGACGATCAAACCGAGGCGAAGAAGCTTCAGGATCTTCCCGCGGAGCCGCTTCCCAAGGGTTACTACCTGATGATGGGCGACAACCGGAACGGATCGTTCGACTCCCGAGGATGGGGCTTGGTCCCCCGAGACTCGATCATCGGCCGCGCCGAATTCATCTGGTTCCCCTTCCAGCGCATCGGCCGCGTCAAGTAG
- the trmD gene encoding tRNA (guanosine(37)-N1)-methyltransferase TrmD, translating into MRIDFVTLFPEMLAGALGHSILGRAAASGAVGFGWSNPRDFAYDRHRKVDDTPFGGEPGMLIKAEPVALALEALQPDYEAAIILTDPAGEPFTQMAASELAGRKHLVFLCGHYEGFDHRVKTQLATHAFSIGDYVLTNGELPALVMADAVVRLLPGVLGNEGSLAADSHSDGLLSAPNFTRPETWRGEVVPEVLTRGNHRAIAAWRREQALRATIENRPDLLARAKLEKGDLDVLSS; encoded by the coding sequence GTGCGGATCGACTTTGTAACGTTATTTCCTGAGATGCTGGCTGGGGCGTTGGGGCATAGCATCCTTGGCCGTGCCGCCGCGAGTGGCGCCGTCGGCTTTGGGTGGAGCAATCCGCGCGACTTTGCCTATGACCGACACCGGAAGGTGGACGACACTCCCTTCGGGGGAGAACCCGGGATGCTGATCAAGGCCGAGCCGGTGGCACTCGCCTTAGAAGCTCTGCAGCCCGACTACGAAGCCGCGATCATCCTCACCGACCCCGCGGGCGAGCCGTTCACCCAAATGGCCGCAAGCGAGCTTGCCGGGCGCAAACACCTCGTCTTCCTCTGCGGGCACTACGAAGGGTTCGATCACCGGGTGAAGACTCAGCTTGCCACCCATGCCTTCAGCATCGGGGATTACGTTCTCACCAACGGAGAGCTCCCCGCCCTCGTGATGGCGGATGCCGTCGTCCGCCTCCTGCCCGGTGTGCTTGGTAACGAAGGGAGCCTTGCCGCCGACAGCCACTCGGACGGACTCCTGAGCGCCCCCAACTTCACACGGCCGGAAACCTGGCGCGGAGAAGTCGTGCCGGAGGTGCTTACCCGTGGCAACCACCGAGCGATCGCGGCTTGGCGGCGCGAACAGGCGCTACGCGCCACCATCGAGAACCGACCCGACCTCCTCGCCCGGGCAAAGCTGGAGAAGGGGGACCTCGATGTGCTATCCTCTTGA
- a CDS encoding nuclear transport factor 2 family protein: MRFLALTLFFALAVASPAADLRAKLQPEYDKIAHGVEQHDMAAIQKSMSAFATKDFVFVDPFKLRHNLVAYSGLLVEMALPNGKGTKRFRIVSVKENGNTATVTIRSEAAGKPPTVRTSRDTWVRQGGKWKLKEIQFTASAKSLGIGG; this comes from the coding sequence ATGCGATTCCTCGCCCTAACCCTTTTCTTCGCGTTGGCGGTTGCCAGCCCGGCCGCCGACCTTCGCGCCAAGCTTCAGCCCGAGTACGACAAGATCGCCCATGGGGTGGAGCAGCACGACATGGCCGCGATTCAGAAGTCGATGAGCGCCTTTGCGACCAAAGATTTTGTCTTCGTGGATCCGTTCAAGTTGCGCCACAACTTGGTCGCTTACAGCGGTCTCTTGGTCGAGATGGCGTTGCCGAACGGGAAGGGAACGAAGCGATTCCGAATCGTCTCGGTAAAAGAAAATGGAAACACGGCGACCGTCACGATCCGAAGCGAAGCGGCCGGCAAACCCCCCACCGTCCGAACTTCTCGCGACACCTGGGTCCGGCAAGGCGGAAAGTGGAAGCTAAAGGAGATCCAATTCACCGCCTCGGCGAAGAGCCTTGGAATAGGCGGGTGA
- a CDS encoding DUF4397 domain-containing protein, with translation MQKPSSILIAAVCTVALVGCGGSSGSTALGSRNPQVRVVNAISNPASVSLAINSQTINGAAPYGYASDYTVFNNGNRSIVVSDSTTGGALLNTNELFELDHYYTVIAYRNGGGTYSEMKLSDVPALSGSDGQVRIVNVSNQTVDVYLTAVGADITGTVPTINDLTTGDTAQQYLIRTPGAYTVTVTNSDNQTILYTKNISVTGREAQTVVVTGNAGTPILALPGRHF, from the coding sequence ATGCAAAAACCTTCGTCTATTCTAATTGCGGCGGTCTGCACCGTTGCGCTCGTAGGTTGCGGTGGCTCTTCGGGCTCAACCGCGCTCGGATCGAGGAACCCCCAGGTCCGCGTCGTGAACGCCATTTCGAATCCTGCGAGCGTCAGCCTGGCGATTAACTCGCAGACGATCAACGGCGCCGCGCCGTACGGCTACGCGAGCGACTACACCGTCTTCAACAATGGCAATCGATCCATTGTGGTGTCCGACTCTACGACCGGCGGGGCGCTCCTGAACACGAACGAGCTCTTCGAGCTCGACCACTACTACACGGTGATCGCTTACCGAAACGGGGGCGGAACGTACAGCGAGATGAAGCTCTCCGACGTTCCGGCCCTTTCAGGGTCCGATGGCCAGGTCCGCATTGTAAACGTGAGCAACCAGACGGTTGATGTGTACCTAACGGCGGTGGGCGCGGATATTACAGGCACCGTCCCAACGATCAACGATCTCACGACCGGAGACACCGCTCAGCAATATCTGATCCGAACTCCGGGAGCCTATACGGTTACCGTTACGAATTCGGATAACCAGACCATTCTTTACACCAAGAACATTTCGGTTACCGGACGCGAAGCCCAGACCGTGGTCGTCACCGGCAACGCGGGCACTCCGATCCTCGCATTGCCCGGCCGGCACTTCTAA
- a CDS encoding Sapep family Mn(2+)-dependent dipeptidase: MSDPIVAKIQDWLRAHEQELLDDTREMLQIPSLESEPLPNAPYGAENRRALDLALSLAKKYGFKTTDLEGHIGYGEFGQGDKLIVSLGHLDVVPVGPGWKHAPFGAEIDGGYIYGRGTTDDKGPTMASFYAMRAIKECVPEIGARMRQVFGCNEESGFGCVARYVQTEEPPTYGVAPDSGWPLYHAEKGIANLEISVPLNKGGEMELLEIEGGQRPNIVIDSCSGKVRVAAGALAHVDGKLADAWDRNVTFAWEGDVLGIFAIGKAAHGSTPFEGDSAAIRLLRFLKEISPLSSEPFFHEMFELTHIGGAGLGIAGSDEPSKDLTSNLGIVNTADGNVELLFNIRYPVTWSGEKLQSLCNAQLATLKSGFELKVTRDSPPLYFPLDHPLVKTIVEVYEEETGEHKAPGTMGGGTYARAIPNTVSIGTCWEGDGNAHETDERLKIENLFRASRIYAHILYRMSQMP, from the coding sequence ATGTCCGACCCGATCGTCGCTAAGATCCAAGATTGGCTTCGTGCCCATGAGCAAGAGCTGCTCGACGACACTCGCGAGATGCTCCAAATCCCGTCTCTGGAAAGTGAACCGCTTCCGAATGCCCCTTACGGGGCGGAGAACCGTCGCGCGCTCGACCTGGCGCTCTCCCTCGCGAAGAAGTACGGGTTCAAGACGACCGACCTGGAAGGGCACATCGGCTACGGCGAATTTGGCCAAGGCGACAAGCTGATCGTGTCGCTTGGACACCTCGACGTGGTCCCGGTCGGCCCTGGTTGGAAGCACGCTCCCTTCGGCGCGGAGATCGACGGAGGGTACATCTACGGGCGGGGCACGACCGACGATAAGGGGCCAACGATGGCTTCTTTCTACGCCATGCGGGCGATCAAGGAGTGCGTGCCGGAGATCGGAGCGCGGATGCGACAAGTCTTCGGTTGCAACGAGGAATCGGGGTTCGGGTGCGTCGCCCGGTACGTTCAGACCGAGGAACCGCCGACCTACGGCGTCGCTCCCGATTCCGGCTGGCCGCTCTACCACGCTGAAAAGGGAATCGCCAATCTTGAGATCTCCGTTCCGCTCAACAAGGGTGGCGAGATGGAGCTGCTCGAGATCGAAGGGGGACAGCGGCCGAATATCGTGATCGACTCGTGCTCCGGCAAGGTTCGCGTCGCCGCCGGCGCACTGGCCCATGTGGACGGCAAACTGGCCGATGCATGGGACCGAAACGTTACGTTCGCCTGGGAAGGGGACGTCCTCGGGATTTTTGCGATCGGTAAAGCCGCGCACGGCTCGACGCCGTTTGAAGGGGATAGCGCGGCGATCCGGCTTCTTCGGTTCCTTAAGGAGATTTCGCCCCTGAGCAGCGAGCCGTTTTTCCACGAGATGTTCGAGCTGACGCATATCGGGGGCGCCGGCCTCGGCATTGCGGGCTCCGATGAGCCGAGCAAGGACCTCACCTCCAACCTCGGGATCGTCAACACGGCGGACGGAAACGTCGAACTGCTGTTCAACATCCGCTATCCGGTTACCTGGAGCGGGGAAAAACTCCAGTCGCTTTGCAATGCCCAACTGGCCACGTTGAAGAGTGGGTTCGAGCTCAAAGTCACCCGCGACTCCCCTCCTCTCTACTTCCCTCTCGACCATCCGCTGGTGAAGACGATCGTGGAGGTTTACGAGGAGGAGACCGGCGAACATAAGGCGCCGGGAACGATGGGGGGCGGCACTTATGCGCGGGCGATCCCGAATACGGTCAGCATCGGCACCTGCTGGGAAGGGGACGGTAACGCGCACGAGACGGACGAGCGGCTAAAGATCGAGAACCTATTCCGGGCGAGCCGCATCTATGCACATATCCTCTACCGAATGTCGCAAATGCCATGA
- a CDS encoding phenylalanine 4-monooxygenase, translating into MAQTTDFKTDAIPAGLTTTQAPFIEQAQRNGELYIHQPYELYSEENHLAWQRLFARMQDRWHRYANEYFLKGIESLCFNPDRVPRLSDVNEFLCPLTGFKAKPVSGYVPAYLFFDCLRNREFPTTITIRRSDRLDYLPEPDIFHDIAGHVPMHTDKAFADALVRFGDCARTAAELVKSVPESDQAHVLASIIRAMARFFWFTIEFGLMNSKDGLKVYGSGLLSSYGEIEHCIESPKVQRYPIQLKWVINQGFEIDHYQPLLFYVESFDHLFELVDELETWMKAGKLDNVAPGEPVVSEADLASFMKA; encoded by the coding sequence GTGGCTCAAACAACCGATTTTAAAACCGACGCTATCCCGGCCGGCCTGACGACGACGCAGGCCCCATTCATCGAGCAGGCGCAGCGCAACGGCGAGCTCTACATCCACCAACCTTACGAGCTGTACTCGGAGGAGAACCACCTCGCCTGGCAACGGCTTTTCGCGCGGATGCAGGATCGTTGGCACAGGTACGCGAACGAGTATTTCTTGAAAGGAATCGAGTCGCTCTGCTTCAACCCCGACCGCGTCCCGCGCCTGTCCGATGTCAACGAATTCCTCTGTCCGCTCACCGGATTTAAGGCGAAGCCGGTCAGCGGATATGTCCCCGCTTACCTCTTCTTCGACTGTCTGAGAAACCGGGAATTCCCGACGACCATTACGATTCGCCGATCGGATCGCCTCGATTACCTTCCCGAGCCGGACATCTTTCACGACATTGCCGGTCATGTGCCGATGCACACCGACAAGGCATTCGCCGACGCGCTCGTTCGATTCGGCGACTGCGCCCGGACGGCCGCGGAGCTTGTCAAATCCGTCCCGGAATCCGATCAAGCCCACGTACTCGCCAGCATCATCAGGGCGATGGCCCGCTTCTTCTGGTTCACCATCGAATTCGGTCTGATGAACTCCAAGGATGGTTTGAAGGTGTACGGAAGCGGCCTGTTGAGCTCTTATGGCGAGATCGAGCATTGCATCGAGTCGCCGAAAGTACAGCGCTATCCGATCCAGCTCAAGTGGGTGATCAATCAAGGGTTCGAGATCGACCATTACCAACCGCTCCTGTTTTACGTGGAAAGCTTCGACCATCTGTTCGAGCTCGTCGACGAGCTCGAAACATGGATGAAAGCCGGCAAACTCGACAACGTCGCCCCGGGTGAGCCGGTAGTCAGCGAAGCCGATTTGGCAAGCTTCATGAAGGCGTAG